The Thiorhodovibrio litoralis genome includes a window with the following:
- a CDS encoding lactate utilization protein B, whose protein sequence is MSSPLRTRLREALARAPARRNIGRAMAGLVDKRRAAFPDAQALEQLRDQGQAIRDQALANLPALLRELEANCRANGIEVHWARTAAEANEKVRELVQAAGTTSVLKGKSMVSEEIGLNAALAEAGIEALETDLGEWIIQLAGEAPSHIVAPAVHLDRREVAARFREHFPELEVGEEIADLTALARRLLRERFAQLRVGISGVNFLIAETGTLCLIENEGNGRLCTTLPEVHIAITGIEKVIARLDQLPPLLRLLTRSATGQPITTYVNLISGPRGTDERDGPRAVHLILLDNGRARLQADPELRATLRCIRCGACMNHCPVYTRVGGHGYGTVYPGPLGAVLEPRLHGLAAPGELAEASSLCGACAEVCPVRIPLPQLIRRVRRDRARVSPGTTGRQARLWSLWAAIMAHPARARAVTRTLALLAPVINPALHWLPSPWTRHRQPPQLARETLAKLASEEGFGDE, encoded by the coding sequence ATGAGCAGCCCACTGAGGACTCGCCTGCGCGAAGCCCTCGCGCGCGCACCGGCGCGGCGCAATATTGGCCGCGCCATGGCCGGGCTGGTCGACAAACGCCGCGCCGCCTTTCCCGACGCGCAAGCCCTCGAGCAACTGCGCGATCAGGGCCAGGCAATTCGCGACCAGGCACTCGCCAATCTGCCCGCGCTGCTGCGCGAGCTTGAGGCGAACTGCCGCGCCAATGGCATCGAAGTCCATTGGGCGCGCACCGCCGCGGAGGCCAATGAGAAGGTGCGCGAGCTTGTCCAAGCCGCCGGCACCACGAGCGTGCTCAAGGGCAAGTCCATGGTGTCGGAAGAAATCGGCCTGAATGCGGCCCTGGCCGAGGCCGGGATCGAGGCGCTGGAAACCGATCTCGGTGAATGGATCATCCAGCTCGCCGGCGAAGCGCCGTCCCATATCGTCGCACCGGCTGTGCATCTGGACCGCCGCGAAGTCGCCGCGCGCTTTCGCGAGCATTTTCCGGAACTTGAGGTGGGGGAGGAGATCGCCGACCTGACGGCATTGGCCCGCCGGCTCTTGCGTGAGCGCTTCGCGCAACTGCGCGTGGGTATCAGCGGGGTCAATTTCCTGATCGCCGAGACCGGCACCCTGTGCCTGATCGAGAACGAAGGCAACGGCCGGTTGTGCACCACCCTGCCCGAGGTGCATATCGCCATTACCGGCATCGAGAAAGTGATCGCCCGGCTCGATCAACTCCCGCCACTGCTGCGGCTGCTGACCCGCAGCGCCACCGGCCAGCCGATCACCACCTATGTCAATCTCATCAGCGGCCCGCGTGGCACTGATGAGCGCGACGGACCGCGCGCGGTGCATCTGATCCTGCTCGACAACGGCCGCGCGCGCCTGCAGGCGGACCCCGAGCTGCGCGCAACCCTGCGTTGCATCCGCTGCGGTGCCTGCATGAATCACTGCCCGGTCTATACCCGCGTGGGTGGCCATGGCTATGGCACCGTCTATCCCGGCCCCCTGGGCGCCGTGCTCGAGCCGCGCCTGCACGGGCTCGCCGCCCCAGGCGAGCTGGCCGAGGCCTCCAGCCTGTGCGGCGCCTGCGCCGAGGTCTGCCCGGTGCGGATTCCGCTGCCCCAGCTCATTCGCCGGGTGCGACGCGACCGCGCGCGGGTCTCGCCGGGCACTACTGGCAGGCAGGCGCGCCTGTGGTCGCTGTGGGCGGCGATCATGGCGCATCCTGCGCGCGCCCGCGCCGTCACGCGCACGCTGGCGTTGCTCGCACCTGTGATCAACCCCGCACTGCACTGGCTGCCAAGCCCCTGGACCCGTCATCGCCAGCCGCCACAGCTGGCACGGGAAACCCTGGCCAAGCTGGCCAGCGAGGAGGGATTTGGCGATGAGTGA
- a CDS encoding LutC/YkgG family protein, whose amino-acid sequence MSEAREGILGRLLATADASGPASPGQAAADGRTATHGGKANDDSNLDEFLKALEAVHGEVHRVGTDWPEVIAEMLAAARVDQLWYGANSPHGAQLQARWPSPSAGSELAGAVPRLKPFDKSIERCREALFADRSAGFTSAQAAIAETGTLILWPGPAEPRTLSLVPEVHCVLLEQSRIVPTLEDWMADYCQQADRPPLPTNLLLITGPSKSADIEQTLTFGVHGPKRLIVFLKNGN is encoded by the coding sequence ATGAGTGAGGCGCGCGAGGGGATTCTTGGTCGCTTGCTTGCCACTGCGGATGCATCCGGCCCCGCATCGCCGGGACAGGCAGCTGCAGATGGCCGGACCGCGACTCATGGCGGCAAGGCCAATGACGATAGCAATCTGGATGAATTCCTCAAGGCGCTGGAGGCCGTGCATGGCGAAGTCCATCGCGTCGGCACCGATTGGCCGGAGGTCATCGCCGAGATGCTGGCGGCTGCCAGGGTCGATCAGCTGTGGTATGGCGCGAACAGCCCGCACGGGGCGCAGTTGCAAGCTCGCTGGCCGTCGCCAAGCGCGGGCAGCGAACTTGCCGGAGCGGTCCCCCGACTCAAGCCCTTTGACAAATCCATCGAGCGCTGCCGCGAGGCGCTCTTCGCCGACCGCAGTGCCGGCTTCACCAGCGCCCAGGCAGCCATCGCCGAGACCGGCACCCTGATCCTCTGGCCCGGCCCGGCCGAGCCACGCACCCTGTCACTGGTGCCCGAGGTCCATTGCGTGCTGCTCGAGCAATCCCGCATCGTTCCAACCCTGGAAGACTGGATGGCGGATTACTGTCAGCAAGCCGATCGCCCGCCCCTGCCGACTAATCTTCTGTTGATCACCGGCCCGTCGAAATCCGCCGACATCGAACAGACTCTGACGTTCGGCGTCCATGGTCCAAAGCGACTGATAGTCTTTCTGAAGAATGGAAACTGA
- a CDS encoding AraC family transcriptional regulator → MSARLAIVRAAHLRDYLVVMRRIGMPVDRELARSRLPPQLEEAPDLYVSVPVAIECIAQCGRDLGPMELGYLGARQASRASIKPAHLAEMLAAQTGYKRLEAFIRIACREDNGLRVSLRQEGDQTRVICDMVHLARHPFICFAEWLNLQGVMSIMSDLAGPNWCPRELTFVSRYAPPALAREAFPNTRMLVGQACPSILIESAYLARPCGGTATPPDTEPLSLGQANGSSDQAEAWGFLHLLRMILQPYLNGGRPDLLLVAEIVGMSPRTLQRRLQQSGSCYSQVLQEARFDLARGLLGDPGAKIIDVAMTAGYDSQQHFTRAFRRFTGLTPTGYRRAVGGSPEALRGLP, encoded by the coding sequence TTGAGCGCCAGGCTTGCGATCGTCAGGGCGGCACATTTGCGCGATTATCTGGTGGTCATGCGCCGGATCGGGATGCCGGTTGATCGTGAACTCGCGCGGTCGCGGTTGCCGCCCCAACTTGAAGAGGCACCGGACCTCTACGTCAGTGTTCCCGTTGCGATCGAGTGTATCGCGCAATGTGGCCGTGACCTGGGGCCCATGGAGCTTGGCTATTTGGGTGCTCGGCAAGCGTCGCGGGCATCCATCAAGCCCGCCCATCTGGCGGAGATGCTCGCGGCTCAGACTGGCTACAAGCGTCTGGAGGCCTTCATCCGCATCGCCTGTCGGGAGGACAATGGTCTGCGGGTGAGCTTGCGGCAGGAAGGCGATCAGACTCGCGTCATCTGTGACATGGTTCACTTGGCTCGCCACCCCTTCATCTGCTTTGCCGAGTGGCTGAATCTGCAAGGCGTCATGTCTATCATGAGCGACCTCGCCGGCCCGAACTGGTGTCCGCGTGAGCTGACCTTTGTGTCGCGCTATGCCCCACCCGCCCTTGCGCGCGAGGCCTTCCCCAACACCCGCATGCTTGTCGGCCAAGCTTGCCCGTCCATCCTGATCGAAAGCGCATATCTGGCGCGACCTTGTGGTGGTACGGCGACCCCGCCGGACACCGAGCCCCTGTCTCTTGGGCAGGCAAACGGGTCGAGCGACCAGGCCGAGGCCTGGGGCTTCTTGCATCTCCTGCGCATGATCCTGCAACCCTATCTGAACGGCGGGCGCCCGGATCTTCTCCTTGTCGCCGAGATTGTGGGCATGAGCCCCCGTACTTTGCAGCGCCGCCTTCAGCAGAGCGGTAGCTGCTATTCCCAGGTTCTACAGGAGGCGCGCTTCGATCTCGCGCGCGGTCTGCTCGGCGACCCGGGCGCCAAAATCATTGATGTCGCCATGACGGCAGGCTACGACAGCCAACAACATTTTACGCGCGCCTTCCGCCGCTTCACGGGTCTCACACCGACGGGGTATCGCCGTGCAGTGGGCGGGAGTCCTGAAGCGCTTCGGGGTCTACCTTAA
- a CDS encoding DUF1254 domain-containing protein: MTSASACALVLALGPAFAQVSPETLDSISIPDKAETSIGTLEFFDGVPKDATVAVVYDNLDRMRGTTVFLDNIGAVSMYAVRTGLADAGAKGAHKIALFEELLDSQTLVVTANTSTLYAYTYTDLAQDGPTVIEVPPGMLGFLDDAWQRFVGNMGVTGPDKGKGGNYLVIPPGYTGEIPDGYFLLKPPTNRNFLFLRGSIKDGLKPAVENITSNLKVYPLKEAANPVATEFVNLSNKAFNTVFRSDVSYFEALNQVIQDEPIDAISPEVRGTIAAIGIVKGQPFVPDERMKKLLTEAATLADATARAITYHPRFDGVRIYPDDPNSVWSTAFANRNTSFEADGTMDLGARVLYYFNAGGVTPAMATSHAGQGSDYALALLDADKQAFDGSKTYRLHLPKDVPVNDFWAVTVYDTQTRSQLQTSQNFPTVGSQSKGMTQIRTVPGTSTSRPKRLRAKKATGCRPSPARAGSPSCASTVRWSPGSTRPGGQAKSNWLNKGLRRST, translated from the coding sequence ATGACCTCCGCCAGTGCTTGCGCGCTCGTCCTAGCGCTTGGACCGGCTTTCGCTCAGGTCTCTCCCGAAACCCTGGACTCCATCTCAATCCCCGACAAGGCCGAAACCTCGATCGGCACCTTGGAGTTCTTCGACGGCGTACCGAAAGACGCAACCGTTGCCGTCGTCTACGACAACCTCGACCGGATGCGAGGAACGACCGTATTCCTCGACAACATCGGCGCCGTTTCGATGTACGCGGTTCGCACCGGTCTTGCCGATGCCGGGGCAAAGGGCGCGCACAAGATCGCCCTGTTCGAAGAGTTGTTGGATTCCCAAACCCTTGTCGTCACCGCGAACACCTCGACCCTTTACGCCTACACCTACACCGATCTCGCCCAGGACGGCCCGACCGTGATCGAGGTGCCGCCCGGCATGCTGGGATTTCTTGACGACGCCTGGCAGCGCTTTGTCGGCAACATGGGCGTCACCGGCCCGGACAAGGGCAAGGGCGGCAACTACCTGGTGATTCCTCCTGGCTATACCGGCGAAATCCCCGATGGCTACTTTCTGCTCAAGCCGCCGACAAATCGGAATTTTCTGTTCCTGCGCGGCTCGATCAAGGACGGGCTGAAGCCCGCAGTTGAGAATATTACCTCCAATCTGAAGGTCTATCCGCTGAAAGAGGCCGCAAACCCGGTGGCGACCGAATTCGTCAACCTGTCGAACAAGGCTTTCAACACGGTATTCCGAAGCGATGTCAGCTACTTCGAGGCGCTGAATCAGGTCATCCAGGATGAGCCCATCGATGCCATCAGTCCCGAGGTGCGCGGCACCATCGCCGCCATCGGCATTGTCAAGGGCCAGCCCTTCGTGCCCGATGAGCGGATGAAAAAGCTGCTGACCGAAGCCGCCACGCTCGCCGACGCGACCGCCCGCGCCATCACCTACCACCCGCGCTTTGACGGTGTGCGGATCTATCCGGATGACCCCAACAGCGTCTGGTCCACGGCATTCGCCAACCGCAACACCAGTTTCGAGGCCGACGGAACCATGGACCTCGGCGCGCGGGTGCTCTACTACTTCAACGCCGGCGGCGTGACCCCGGCCATGGCCACCAGCCATGCGGGGCAAGGGTCGGACTACGCGCTCGCGCTGCTCGACGCTGACAAGCAGGCATTCGACGGCTCCAAGACCTACAGGCTGCATCTGCCCAAGGATGTGCCGGTCAACGACTTCTGGGCGGTGACCGTCTACGACACCCAGACCCGGTCGCAGCTCCAGACCAGCCAGAACTTCCCGACCGTCGGCAGCCAGTCGAAGGGCATGACCCAGATTCGGACGGTTCCTGGGACCTCTACTTCGCGCCCGAAGCGGCTGCGGGCAAAGAAGGCAACTGGCTGCAGACCGTCCCCGGCAAGAGCTGGTTCACCATCCTGCGCCTCTACGGTCCGCTGGAGCCCTGGATCAACAAGACCTGGCGGCCAGGCGAAATCGAATTGGTTGAATAAAGGGCTTCGAAGGAGCACGTGA
- a CDS encoding DUF1254 domain-containing protein: MLQPESLYLTGNTSTLYSLGYIDLKKEGPLVLELPPGMLGFVDDAWFRFVENLGLIGPDKGKGGKYLLLPPDHEGDVPDGYFVIKPDTYSNLVFLRASIAKGLAPAVENIKTHLKVYPLGQAANPPETEFVDLSGVSYNTISANDFSFFEGLNEVVQEEPIDAIGPEARGLLASIGIVKGEPFNPDARMKKLLNQAATIGNATARAITYQPRIGGVYIYPDTNSAWITAYANKNTSFESDGTMNLDARVLFYFNYTGVTPAMATTRAGEGSDYAMAYLDAEKKAFDGSKTYKLTLPKDVPVNNFWAVTLYNTQTRSLLQTGQKFPTVGSQSDGMSKNADGSYDVYFAPEAPDGKEGNWVQTLPGKSWFTILRMYGPLEPWINKTWRPGEIEIVK, encoded by the coding sequence ATGCTGCAGCCGGAATCCCTGTACCTGACCGGCAATACATCGACGCTCTATTCGCTGGGCTATATCGACCTGAAGAAGGAAGGCCCGCTGGTCCTCGAACTTCCCCCCGGCATGTTGGGGTTTGTCGATGACGCCTGGTTCAGGTTCGTCGAAAACCTTGGCCTGATCGGGCCGGACAAGGGCAAGGGCGGGAAATATCTGCTCCTGCCACCGGATCATGAGGGCGACGTCCCGGACGGGTACTTCGTGATAAAGCCAGATACCTACAGCAACCTGGTGTTTCTGCGCGCCTCCATCGCGAAAGGCCTCGCGCCCGCAGTCGAGAACATCAAGACGCACCTGAAGGTCTACCCTCTGGGGCAGGCGGCAAATCCGCCCGAAACGGAGTTCGTCGACCTCTCGGGCGTGAGTTACAACACCATTTCGGCGAATGACTTCAGCTTCTTCGAGGGTCTCAACGAGGTGGTTCAGGAAGAACCCATCGATGCCATCGGTCCGGAAGCGAGGGGGCTTCTGGCGTCCATCGGCATCGTCAAGGGTGAACCCTTCAATCCCGATGCCCGAATGAAGAAGCTCCTGAATCAGGCCGCAACCATCGGCAACGCGACGGCCCGGGCAATCACCTATCAGCCCCGCATTGGCGGCGTCTACATCTACCCCGACACGAACAGCGCCTGGATAACTGCCTACGCCAACAAGAACACCTCCTTCGAGTCGGATGGCACGATGAACCTGGACGCGCGCGTTCTGTTCTATTTCAACTACACCGGCGTGACCCCGGCGATGGCAACCACTCGGGCCGGAGAAGGGTCTGACTACGCTATGGCCTATCTGGATGCCGAAAAGAAGGCTTTTGACGGATCAAAAACCTACAAGCTGACCCTTCCCAAAGATGTGCCAGTCAACAACTTCTGGGCCGTGACACTCTATAACACCCAGACACGTTCGCTGCTGCAGACCGGACAGAAATTCCCGACCGTGGGCAGCCAGAGCGACGGCATGTCGAAGAATGCCGATGGCTCATATGACGTGTATTTTGCCCCGGAAGCCCCCGACGGCAAGGAAGGCAACTGGGTCCAGACCCTGCCCGGTAAGAGTTGGTTCACCATCCTGCGCATGTACGGTCCGCTGGAGCCCTGGATCAACAAGACCTGGCGGCCGGGCGAGATTGAGATTGTGAAGTAG
- a CDS encoding DUF1254 domain-containing protein encodes MILKHLASKLMVAAAALCLALPAQAEQSAEAPKLEEIAARAYLYGLQQAIYYGQRWTYTQNDAKDNIVYAGLNQFSWVRKQITPDYPVVTPNATTLYGAGFLDLRAGPVVIEVPEITDRYFSVQVMDQYGIFRMIVGSPFNGTRARKYILVPPGFTGDVPADFPTTEIVQWPALTAYGVVRMAVETGSEAEIKEINGYQDETTITPLADWLANGHKGIPQADRKIVKGDFLIPDGLPEYQFGQVDKQTAEQYFTLLSVILNDPTMPTMKDSIMEADMLKQLEMFNIGKGLAFDWAKLTDEQQTALETGFKAGFDNVRKTLKTNMINMNGWGVVRNDGGFETRWMDRAIIADAAWAAPDKNISHGGAFLFTDSEGKPFDGKNSYTLTFDMNDLPPVTQFWSIPIYSAEGYFVANEINRYTVNSFMLAAGELVAKDGKLVIYIQHEKPSDPDRAKNWLPAPAKGFRFTARFYGPYAPLVNGTYDMPKVIKAQ; translated from the coding sequence ATGATCCTGAAACATCTGGCCTCAAAGCTGATGGTGGCTGCTGCCGCTCTCTGCCTTGCCCTACCCGCGCAGGCGGAGCAGAGCGCCGAGGCGCCAAAACTCGAGGAGATTGCCGCGCGGGCCTATCTTTACGGGCTGCAACAGGCGATTTACTACGGCCAGCGCTGGACTTACACCCAGAATGACGCCAAGGACAACATCGTATACGCGGGCCTGAACCAGTTTTCCTGGGTGCGCAAGCAGATTACCCCCGATTATCCGGTGGTGACGCCAAATGCGACGACGCTCTATGGTGCCGGCTTTCTTGACCTGCGCGCAGGGCCGGTTGTCATCGAAGTGCCAGAGATCACGGACCGCTATTTCAGTGTGCAGGTTATGGATCAGTACGGCATTTTCCGCATGATCGTCGGGTCGCCGTTCAATGGCACAAGGGCGCGAAAATATATCCTGGTGCCGCCGGGGTTCACCGGCGATGTTCCGGCGGATTTTCCGACCACCGAAATCGTGCAATGGCCGGCCCTGACCGCTTACGGCGTCGTGCGAATGGCCGTCGAAACCGGATCCGAGGCCGAGATCAAGGAGATCAACGGCTATCAAGATGAAACCACCATTACGCCCCTGGCCGACTGGCTGGCCAATGGCCACAAGGGCATCCCCCAAGCCGACAGAAAAATCGTGAAAGGCGATTTCCTCATCCCAGATGGTCTGCCCGAATATCAGTTCGGTCAGGTCGACAAACAGACTGCCGAGCAGTACTTCACCCTGCTCAGCGTGATCCTGAACGATCCGACCATGCCAACCATGAAGGATTCCATCATGGAAGCCGACATGCTCAAGCAACTTGAGATGTTCAACATCGGCAAGGGCCTGGCCTTTGACTGGGCCAAACTGACAGACGAGCAGCAAACGGCACTCGAGACCGGGTTCAAGGCCGGGTTCGACAACGTGCGCAAGACGCTGAAGACCAACATGATAAACATGAATGGCTGGGGCGTCGTGCGAAATGACGGCGGATTCGAAACCCGCTGGATGGATCGTGCAATCATAGCCGACGCAGCCTGGGCAGCACCGGACAAGAACATCTCGCATGGTGGCGCCTTCCTGTTCACAGATTCCGAAGGCAAGCCCTTCGATGGCAAGAATAGCTACACCCTGACCTTCGACATGAACGATCTGCCGCCGGTCACCCAATTCTGGTCCATCCCGATCTACAGCGCGGAAGGCTATTTTGTGGCCAATGAGATCAACCGCTATACCGTCAACAGCTTCATGCTGGCGGCCGGTGAGTTGGTGGCCAAGGACGGCAAGCTGGTGATCTATATCCAGCACGAAAAGCCTTCTGACCCGGATCGGGCCAAGAACTGGCTTCCGGCGCCGGCCAAAGGGTTTCGCTTCACCGCACGCTTTTACGGCCCCTACGCTCCGCTCGTGAACGGAACCTACGACATGCCCAAAGTGATTAAGGCGCAATAA
- a CDS encoding EAL domain-containing protein — MSTEEAVSEGYRCLPVDLLKIDQCFVRDMLEDHGDMAIVESVVRLSQAFNRTVIAEGIETLEHTAVLTWLGCRRGQGLGIARPMPADELHAAGELLLAKMAELFRRLRPEIGSDY, encoded by the coding sequence GTGTCCACTGAAGAAGCCGTTTCAGAGGGTTACCGCTGCCTGCCCGTCGACCTGCTCAAGATCGACCAGTGCTTCGTGCGCGACATGTTGGAGGATCACGGCGATATGGCGATCGTCGAAAGCGTGGTGCGACTCTCGCAAGCCTTCAATCGCACGGTGATTGCCGAAGGAATCGAGACCCTGGAGCACACCGCAGTGCTGACTTGGCTTGGCTGCCGGCGCGGTCAGGGCTTAGGCATCGCGCGTCCGATGCCAGCCGACGAGTTGCACGCGGCGGGCGAGTTGTTGCTCGCGAAAATGGCAGAACTATTTCGCAGACTCCGCCCTGAGATTGGCAGTGACTACTAG